The genomic interval TCTTTGATCCCTCTATGTCCACAATGCTGAATGTCGTAGGAGCCCAATAAATGCCCATTAATCAAATCAAGGACCCAACAGTcattcgtaaaaaaaaaaaaaaaaaaaagtgacaagtgACATGCAGTGAATTACAGACTGTCTTAACTACCTGTTAGGATTTCAGCAAAACCTACAAAGCTTGCCCTTTTGCGAGTCTACAGACAGCAATATTTATGACAGCAGACCTTCGATTAAAAATCATTACTTAAGTTCCTTTATTACAGctacaaataaactttatttgatgtaatgtaataaaacattttcaaatttaacaACATTTATCTGACCAGaatcaataatttaaattatGAATGTAAGTATATACAGTCACTTTAGCAAATCTGCGGTTCAGGAATTTGTACAAGCTTTGTCTGAAGCCCACCTCCCCTTCCAGACCCTTCTTTGTGTCTGGTGAGATGCAACGTCAGTGAGAGCGGAAGAAACCCATAATCCACGTTATCCACGTTACCCACGTTGCCCATAATCCAAATCCGTAATTCCACATTTTCCAGtgagagaacagccacatttcttgtaggaaaataattttctctgtcAGTTCTCTTTTATCAAATGAAGGTTTGTGTTCGCTCTTTCCCCTCGGAGGTACCCTTCTGATCCGCCACCTTCCTGTCTCATTACGTATTACACAGTaccgttaaaaataaataaattaataaaataccatCCACAAAGGGGCCTCTTCTGTTTCCTGACCTGCCCTTAACATCTACCactttggggagagagaggaaagaagaacagAATTGGCCAGGCACACATTTGTTTTAGGATACAgagaacacaaaaaacaaaccctcctGAAGGAACGGAATGGTATTCGGAGTGTTTCCCAGCAGCGGCCCCAGCGACGTCCAACTCGCCACCATTCACTTGAATACAGCGCTGCCCAAGAAGAATTAACATACTGATGCTCTGTCTGAAAGCATCAGAACCTTTCATGGAAACCCCATTATTCCCACACTTCCTCCCCAGAAGAACACAGTTATGGACCAGCCCGGGAGCCCACTGCATCGGTGAGAACCCGAGGGCCAAAAGTTCTGTGCCAATAACCGTGCTTGTATACAGTACAGTTAGGTAGCACTCCCTCTTCGTCCAGGTACACATCCTTCCTCTCAGAAGGAATCCCCTTCATCTCTCAGGACCCTTCAGAAGAAGTGTGAGTGCAAGAAAAAGCTTTATTCAGGTTTTAGGATTCTCTCCATCCTGAGATCTGTTCCTGAGTTAAACCGTGACAATCAATGAGTTAACAAAGAAAAGTACATTGGTGGGGAAGTGACAGGAACCCTGCAAAAAAAGCGAAAACTATTTGACAGAAGCTTTAAACCAGACACTGCTCTGGGAAATCATTTATATTAGCTGATGACGGGATTCTGTTTTCTAACACAGACATGCAACATATTCAACACTACGCTTACCACAGTTTGCTTGGAAATACACCCTTCTGTCCTACCACAAAATACATTCTGTCTCGTGAGTGATTCCTGAATATTCACCACAATGCCTAGACTCGGAAGCATGGGAAGTGAGCATTGGAACTTTCTTCTGTTTGTATGGACTTGGACACACGCACAGCACCAGAAACTGTTTCCTTTCTGAGACTCAACTCTGTTTGTATGCTTTAGTGCTGAGCCGATCTGGCTGTCTTGAACTGAGCACTATTTTCATTGGCACACAAGAGCACTGATccacagaaaaagaggagaggtcacCATCTCCCTCCTAATATGCTTTGTACAACAGATCACCCTGCTTGTCACGTGTCAGCCATCCCAGGAAAGGACAAAGCCACGCTCCATTCCGCAGTCTCAGCAAAGGATTGCATTGTTTCCACCTCTGTCTTGCCTGGTTTATTTCGTCTCCGCTATTCCGCTTTTGATCATGaatcatgacttttttttctacAGTAGTCAGAGTTTTGtctataaagagaaagagagagagagagagagagagagaagacaagaaaatgatTTAGCAGAACTGTAAATGTGAGGTTTCATTTTGTGGTGGGTGGATTCACTTTTTACAGCATTCAGTCATTTGAATCAGTTATGGCTTTTAAGGGGTTATAGGAGcttttctaaaaggaaagaaagggtgcTGTGGctcttttcataaattttataacTTCTATAAGTTGCCGGGGCcttaatatatttgcaaatcagccCCGGATAACCCATTTAGACATTCACTTTGATAATACAGCTGTAGGCAAAGATGCCTCCACTCTCGAAAATCCCTGCAGAATACTATTGTACGTGCCCCGCAGGAAAAGAATAATGATGACCGCTTATGAGAAGTGTCCCTCCCTTCGAGCCTAGGGGGGTGCTTCATAGAAAGACAagtgtacaggggcgcctgggtggcgcagtcggttaagcgtccgacttcagccaggtcacgatctcgcggtccgtgagttcgagccccgcgtcaggctctgggctgatggctcagagcctggagcctgtttccgattctgtgtctccctctctctctgcccctcccccgttcatgctctgtctctctctgtcccaaaaataaataaacgttgaaaaaaaaaaaaatgaaagacaagtgTACAGAGGCCAGGAAACCCcatctccctcacctccttcctcccgGATTCACGGAACTGGCATGAGTCACGGAGGACTCTTGGCCAACAGCTGAGGACAAGACTCTTTCTCCTTGGTGTAGAGCCACATTCCCTCCAGGTCCACACTCCCCTAACTCTTTACCTTCAAAGGACTCAACTTACTGAACACCACATGTGAGCTTGAGACCTAAGTCTATCGGGGTTGTGGGGACCGGCCCTGCACCCCTGGGCTTTGCCTCCCCATCTCATCGACAGTGCCACTCTCACTTGGTTCTCAAAACTGGGCAGATGGGTTTGCCTGGTGACAGGCTCAGTTTCTCCAGAAGACACCGTCTCTTGCTTTGTCCGTCACCTCACGGAATGGTGAGAAGCCTAAAGAGAAGCGCCACACTTCAGCTCAAACCCGCAGCCCTAGGCTCCTGGGTTTGTGGGAACAGGCACCGGAGACAGGCCGTGTCCCTGATGATGCTCCACGCCTATTCTTGGCCTGGGGCCTCGGCTGGTTCTCAGCACAGAGGGGAGACTGCACTTCTCCGCAGCTCAGCGCAGCTCGGCTCACATCGGTTCGTGAAACGGCCCGAATCCCTCCAGTCCTCAAGCCGTAGCACCATCTCCCAGGCCCCCCTTCCCTTGCCACCCGCCTACCAGCCAACTACCAAACGTTCAGACATCCTTGGCCTCTTTCCTGTCTCAATACCACCCTTCTCATGTGGGCCCTTGTGGCAGGAGACCTCACGTTCATATTGGTCTCTTACCCCATCTCCCGTCCCCTATTGTGAAGCCCCATCTACACTGCAGTCCTGCTCTCACTCCTGTTCAAAAGCCTTCATCTCACCTCCTACCCGCCTGGACCTCCGTGCTGACTCTACCCAGCTCCCAGGTAGTGCTGAAGACCCGCCCTAGTTTTCTTATCTACCTCCCTCCACATCTGTGTCCCTGTGTCTACACTGTCCCGTCTGCTATGAGTAGACTcagccctgcctccacccctgccATTCCTTCTTGCTAAATTCCTGCTCTTCATTCAAGGCCCACTCCAACTACCACCTCTTTCAGGATTTCTCTCGAAAACATTCCCCCAAGGCTTATTTTTCTTGTATACCCATCTGTACTGTTTGATGTTATTTGGTGTAGTGTGTATctactcagaaaacaaaacagtatgttaGAAAAAGCATGAGAGGCCAATTGCCCgcctttcctattttaattttttttaaacgcttgtttcttttttgagagagagagagagaaagaccgagcatgagcgggggaggggcagagagagggagacacagaatctgaagcaggctccaggctctgagctgtcagcacggagcccaaagcgggactcgaacccacagacctgagccgagatcacgccctgagccggagtcggatgcttaaccgactaagccacccaggcgccccattgcctTTCCTATTTTAAAGAGATATTGCAAAGTTAAAATGCAGGTCGCTGCCAAAGCATGACACAAACAAACTGTTATTATTACTAACTGATGATTTAATAAAGAGCCAAATTACAGTTAGTTAATGATGAGGAAACTACTACCATGGGGGTGGTTTCGGGGAGGGAATCCCCGAAACAGCAaactttttgttcatttctgccaTTAAGGCAACGTCCCACCACAGAAACCCAGAATTTCAGGGCCTTCCAGTTTCCGCTAGGatccattttgttgttttgttgttgtttgtttttttgtttttgtttttatcactggtttccataaagaaaaagcagaatcagcCTGAACTCCAAAGCCGCAGCGCTAAGCGTGGGGCAGCAGAGACAGACTTCGTAACAGGAACCCAAGATTATTCTGCTCTCGCTCACCACTGAAATCAACAGGATTATAAAAGTCTGTTTTGAAGAGAAAGACACTATGAACAccaaggagaagaagggagaggggaaggaagagctaCGTCAGCACAACTCCATGAAATTCCTTTATATGGAAGTATTTCACACATTGCTTTTCCATATAGTTCACCATAATGGTGTCCAAGAACCAAAGTTGTCACGACGTGACACGTAAAAATGGTTGACGGCGATTCAAAGCAAATCCATAGACAAGGttgtcaaattaaaaagaaaaacaaggggcgcctgggtggcgcagtcggttaagcgtccgacttcagccaggtcacgatctcgcggtccgtgagctcgagccccgcgtcgggctctgggctgatggctcagagcctggagcctgtttccgattctgtgtctccctctctctctgcccctcccccgttcatgctctgtctctctctgtcccaaaaataaataaacgttgaaaaaaaaaaaattaaaaaaaaaaaaaaaaaaaaaaaagaaaaacaaaaggatccCTGCTTGTGTCACAGTATCACACTTGGTTTTGTATAACCAGATTCGAACACTTGTGAAAAGGGGACAAAGGTTATGATTTAGAAGTGAATTAAAATTACCAGCGAGGCACACAGAGCTTTTCTCTCTATCCGCTCCCTCCATCAGATTCCCTACTGCCTGTTGGGCTCCTGAGTCTTTCGTTACACTGATCAAGAAAACGGGAAGAAATGGGTAGATACCTGGAAAGAGCAATACACAATCTAGTAGACTGTTTACACcgagaaggaagaaaactattatatagggggaaaaaatagagcCAAGAAGGCAGAGTTGGAACGAGAGTAGAACCCAAGCagccagagaaggaggaaagggctGGAGAGACTGGAGGGAGGAACCTTGAGTCTACAGGCTGGCCAACAAGTGTAGGTGCTGAAtagaaaggcagggagggggtggagagaggatccTGAGAAGGTTTGCTGTGAGCTATGGATTTGACACTAATCGTTGTTCCAGAAACTCCAGGAGAGTTATGAGTTGTTAGGGTCATCCAGCTAGTGTGTGCCTGAGCGCAAGCAGGCAGTGTGGACTGCACGCGTTACTGGTCTCTTACTGGTTACTAGTTACTAGTCTCTTACTAAACACCACCGCCACATCTCCTGCCACCCTGGCCCACCGGACTGTGAGCTTCCAGAAGCAAGGCCCGCTCACTTCATCTTTCCATCCCCTGACGTGCCTGGCGTCATGCCTTGCACAGAACGGGCCTCAAATGTTTCTGGAGAAAACCAGCCACTGGAGAGACTTTACTTCCAGCCTCCACCTTCTGACTCATCTCACCTTGTGTCCCTGGATCAGTCTGTCACTTTGATGATTCCCATTCTCCTATTTACAGAGATTCAGTCAAGAGCTCACGGCTGTCCACACTAGGGCTTTGCAACGTCAGCATTACAGAATCGAGGGTGGGGTAATTCTTTGCTGAGGGAGGCTGCCCTTGCATtccaggatgtttagcagcatcccacTAGAGGCTGgtaggccctcccctcccccaactgtgacaaccaaaaatgtctctaaacACTGTCAAGTGTCCCTTGGGGGCAAAACCAactctggttgagaaccacttgtCTACACTAAAACCCCAAATTCCTGGGGCCAGAATGGAAGAGCCTTCATAATTTCATCTCATGCTACCCTTGAGTTGTCATCTCCAAATCTTGCCCCACCCCAGTGCTCAGCATCAGCCAGACTGTCCTTTGCATAAGGCCCCACACTGCTGCCTTTACATTTCTACTCTCCTTTAGCTATAAATGATTGATTACTTTCAGAGACATACATGAGACCACATCCTCCGAGGTCTTCCCTGGTCAGGGTTAGGGTGAGCTCTCAGTTATGTTCCTCTGCTTTGAATCCCATAGCTTTTCCCGTTGCCACCTTTCTGTCGTTCTTACTACGAACAGGAtgagtgtgcatatgtgtatgtttatgtttggtctgtccaatagaaatatacgCAGGATGGGAAAGATCATGCATTTTCTACATCCTTCTCAATGTATGGCAGAGTTGTAAGCAAGAACTTAAAAAGGAGCCTTCGCACATTGGGGGGACTAGAAAGATGCCTGGTATAGATTCTTTCAATCAGCAGCTATTCCAACTCTCTTATTAGAAATTTCctgaagttggggcacctgggtgactcggtcagttgagtgtccaacacttgattttgggtcaggtcacgatctcatagttagtgagatcgagccccacatcgggctgagCGCTGatagtgcggggcctgcttggggttctctctctccctctctctctctgccccacttccctctcaaaataaataaataaacttaaaaaaaagaagtcctgaaGTTAACGGATATTTAGGTCAATTATTCCAAATGAGTTTCAGATtctacaattataaataaaatcaataacaccAAATCAAACAGAGAGAGATGTAATGAGAAGACAGTGATTTTTCTTAGACCAGGGGACAGCAAACTATGACCTGTGGGCCAAATTCACctggctgcctgtttttgtaaagaaaGTTTTACTGGTACAGGACCATGCTCATTTGGTTACTTATGTCTATGACTGCTTTCTCCCAACAAAGGCAGAGATGAGTAGTTTCAAGAGACCTACAGCTGGCAAAGCCTGACCTACTTACCATCTTTTTTCACAGTAAAAGTTCACTGACCCCTGTCTTAGACTAACAGGAAAACAATATCCAAGCCTCCATAAAAAGCTATGGACCCAGAGGCAAATACGTTCTGTTAGTGAAGTCAGAGAACAGTGGAGCTCCTAGAAGTTTTTAGTCATTGGTGGTGGAGTTGGCGGTGGGTGGCGGGGGAcagtggcggtggggggggggggcggtgtatGCTAAGTTTGCAGCCTCTGGCACTTTGGTGTCCTCCTGGAGCGGGGCTGCTCCCCTGAGACAGCTGGGAGCAGGAAGGTATCCTTTGCCATGGTTGTTACACATgttcatatgtgtatatgttgTCACACGTATAACATAAAGGAATGTAATATATGAAGAGTTCATGGAAGTCAGATTAAGATGATGCACTAGCTCACTGGGGGGCCACCTTAGTCTCCAGCTCTGTTACCTCGTCTGCCAAATAAAGGGCCTGGACAAGATGGCCACGGCGGCCCATGGTTCTCTGGCTGCTCCCTCCCTCCGGGTCGGGTGAAAAGTAGCGCCTCCTACTCTCCTGTCCGAcgctgctctgctctctctctctcaccagtACCTTCCATCCTCTCATCCCAATTTCTTCGCCCCCCAAACAGCTTTCCCACAGGAGGACGTGGCCACTGCCtcaaatttaaagcaaaatcGGGTGTGGCCAGCTGAGCACCCTAAAGAACTCCACTGTCTCCTTCCTGCTTTACGATGCCAAACTCACCAGGTGCGGGCTGCGCAGGAAACACCCACCTCCTTGTCACCGCTGGCCCTCTGCAAATCCCCTTTCAGATCCCAGCACCTACTGCAATCGCTCCTAGGAAGGTCACTGAGGCCTCCTAGACAGACTCAGCGACATTATGGGttctctcctcccccaaaagGTGGGCAACGCTTCCTAAAAGCTCTGCAGGCTTTCAAGACTCGGCCTCATCCTGGCACGTCCCCATGCTAACCACTCTCCTTTGTCCCCGGCTGCTTCCTTTTAGCCTGTATGAATTTGCTCCCTTTCTCAAACGACTTTATCAGCCAAGGATGAGGTCATCAAAACAGCTTTACTGGATGGAAGAGAAACAGCAATGAAAGCAATAGTGTTACGAGGACGGGAGATCCGGGACACGATCTGGATGTTGTTGATGGGAAAAGGATGGGACACAGCACCTTCCTTGTCCCATCACACCGACTGCAATTCGTCAACAGATCAGTCCTGTCTTCCAGTCCCGCCAAGTACCCGACTTTGGCTTTGGGGACTGGGAATTCTGCTGGGCGGAGGACCGGAGTTCACGGCATTCGCAATTCTGACCCGATCTGCTTGGTAGAACATCAGCTAGCCCTCTGGGATACGCTTCAAGAAGTTCCAtgagaggggttgggggggggtgggggtggggggagaaaaggaaaacagtgatAAACGACCTTACAGCACAAACTCGGGTCTCTCCGGCCTCTCGGCGAGCTTCAGGGCCTCATGCATGCCTGCGGCCGAGAGCTTGCGGTTGATATTCCGGTACTGGCACTGGAGCAGGCTGCGGTAGGTGGTCCTCAGGTCCCGGTTGAAGAAGGCATATATAAAAGGGTTAATGAGGGAGTTTGCATAGCCCAGCCACAGAAATGTCCTCTCCACCCACAGCGGGATGCAGCTGCAGGCGGTGCCGCAGATGAAGGGTCTGGCCGTCGAGAGGAGGAAAAACGGCAGCCAGCACACGGTGAACGCCCCGACGATGATCCCCAAGGTGGTGGCTGCTTTCTGCTCCCTCTTAAAGATGGAGATGTTTTTCCTCTCGTGTTTGAGGAGTCTCGAAAGGTTGGCAcactcctccacctccttctggAGCTTCACCATGCCGTTCAGGGAGATGATGCTGTCGGGCTCCTCAGGGCGAGGGAAGCCGGGGAACTTGTGCTTGGCGGCGCTCTTGCGGGCGGCCTTGTAAATCTGGTAGTACATGAACAGCATGACCGACATGGGGATATAAAATGCCACTGCCGTGGAGTAGATGGTGTAGCCGAAGTCCTGGCTGATCAAGCACACCTTGTCATCGTTGACGTTCTTAGCCCATCCGAAGAGCGGCGGTAAcgtgatggaggcagagagaagccagACGGAGAGAATCATTTTGGCCATGCACTTCCCATTCTGCCTCACCGGGTACGTGAGCGGCCTCGTGATCCCAAGGTACCTAGGTGAGAAATGGAAAGCGGACATGTGACCCTGGGATCCCACCTGAGCAGCGAGAAGCACGACCAGCCAGGTGTTAGGCTTTACACGCGGCAGTCCATTCCTCGGGACAGCCCTTCGAGGCAGGCaccattatgcccattttacagagaggcaAACTAAGGCTCCGAGATGCTACCTACTTCTTTCCAGGTCACAATTAGCCCGAGGTACTGCCAGGGGTCAGCGTGGGAGCCCTCTATGATGCCAGGCCATGCTCTCCTTATCCTTTGCAGCCTCTCCTACTCCAGTCAATGAACTAAAGATTAAACAtccgccctccccccgccccactgccACCAAAATCAGCTGGGAACAAAATGTCAAGTCTGACGTGGGATGTTGTGACACATCCTCACAAATTAACCAAGGTCTACCACACTCTGATAGTATACACCCACTGATCTCCTGGGTTGTCTTAACTCAGACAggcttttaattcattttaagttcCCCTTTGCACTGTAGCAAAAGCATTTCCTAAGGATCACAGAGATTTGTGAGATATTAAGGAAATCCTAGGGTTTTGGAATGCAAAGCAGCAACTGATCATTTTTTATGCCCAGAAAATTCTCACACAAGAGTAATTTCAGAAGaacaatctataaaataaaaacagcctaCCTCGTCTCTCCTCTCCTGAGAAGGATCACAAAAAAGGGGCACAATTCTGAAAAATATGAGGTAAAGCCAACGTTTTTTCTGTGCTTAGTTCTAGatagagaataaatatttctccatctccGTTATCAAAGATTTCCAATGCAAAAGAGACTCAGCAAACAAAACATACACAGCAAGATGTTTTACCAAATGTTTAATGGTTTTCAgctttccaaatttgttttcttctctgtatttaatggCCTTAGCTTCCATTTGGAGGAGGATGCAAAGAGCCCATAAGAAGCCAAGACAGGTAAAAGCTGatcattttgttggttttttatttcatggatgtgTATTAAAGATGCACTCTTCACACATGAAAAGGAAGGGTACAGAGTCCCCCAGCTTACCAACAGGTGATTTTCTGAAAGTCTCTCAGTTGGTaggttgaaattttaaaaataattgttttgtgcTAGACATAGCCTCACGTGTTTTGCTTAAATTACCCCACAAAAGTCGAAATCATGCTTTCCCAATGAAAATTAGCATCACTGCAGCACTGATAACAAGTTAAAACGGAAACATCAGTAAAGAGGAATCGGCCATATTTGCTTATTCGTCGAGAGTATTTATTCACTCCTTCCACAAATATCAATCGAGCTCTTTCCATATGCCAGGTGCTGTCTTCAAAGTTGGGGATACGGCAgtgaataaaagagacaaaaatcttGAATGCACGTGGGGAAATCATGTTGGGTTGAACAGGAGGACTGAGCCTCGTGGTAATATTGAAGGGACTCCTGATTCTTTCCAAGGATTCAGGTGTTACTGGCACGGCTTCCTCATTTCACAACCTCTAGGTCCCTTTCCCCGATAAAGCTAACCCACAAGCAGTATCCCTAGGCTTATCAGGCAATGTTAGGACTAAGTTTTGGCTCTCAAACAGAATGAAGGATGAGAAAGATGGAGGTTTGCCTGAGAATGCAAGAATTAGAGctgcaaagaaggaaaagagaaaatgaggcaggAAGTAGGCagcaagggaggaagaggggaaagagagagcaaggaagggaaaTGTGGAGTAGACTTTGCCATTTTGGAATTATCTGAAATTATCTGAGTTTTAAGCTGTGGAGAAAAACTTTAAGacgataaaaaataaaaataaaaaaaggtagaTGAGGAAACCCCTGAAGAAAGGTGTTGGGACCAATTTCTCTGGTTCAGGGTTTTCCTGCTGCAACTGCTTTGCAGACCTCTGTTTTCATATCTCATATTTGCTCTCTAACAACTCCTGTGGATGTAGCCTTTTGGCTTCTTCCTTGTTTCCCCACACCCCGGCAAGCCTTTGCCAGGACTTGGATTTTGATTTGAttatcttctctctttgcctgtaGCCACAGGCAGAAGCTGCTGGTTTCCAAGCCTGGATCTAGCTTCCAGGATACCAACCCAGGCAGGAGGTGCAACAGGAGACCAGTTCCTACAGTTCCCCAGGTGGCCAGCAGATGGCATTGTCAGACCATCTTACACCTActtatggggggaggggaggggagggggttgggatGTGGGTAGTTAGGGCAGGTAGGTGTCTACCAGAAAGAGGAAGTAGGATCACTCTCAACAAgaaaagttctattttatttgtggggtcatataaaatattagcaagcctGGAATTCACAGCCTCGTAGACTCCTATTCTTGAAGAAGTTGGTTCAGTTTTCCCTTCCATTCTTCCCATAGTCCTTACTTAAACAGGGAATTCTATCTTCAGGCTTAATTAAATCCAGCCTTTCTTCTGCTCACATAAATAATATGGAATTCACAAAGATGATACCTGAGAGATTGAGTACCAAGGACATCTCACAATATTAAATAATCTCACAAGCACAGCATGCTTATTCATTCTAATATACTTAGTTTGACTTATACTGCATTTCTATGACGGGGGTCAGCCCACATTTGGTCCTTCCTGGAGGTACAAATTATATTGCATAAATTCCTATTTTAGAGTCCATTCTCAAGTCATGTCCTACACTAAGgcaattatatttactttttgacTCTCCTGGGTACCACCTGGTGAGACTTTTGAAGGCTAAAATCCAccaaaagatgattttaaaatatgcataagtGCTCATTAAAGTgtctggaaataaaataaataaacaaaagtcaatagttttttttaaaatcaattaataattagaaatattatgAGAGGAAATAACTCTATTCAAGACAACAGTCAACTAAAATATCtagttaaatgttttaaatgccaGAGCCTATATGAAGAACACATAAAATGCTACTGAAAGAcctaactaaaactaaaactcagtattataaaactaaaaactaaaactcaGTATTATAAAAGTGCCAATATTCCCTCAATTCTACaactatatataattttacaaaaatatgtatacaaagagtatacacacacacacacacacacacacacaaatacgaTTATACATTAATATTGGACAACCCTACTTGAAATTTCCAGCAGGGCTTTTCTTAATTTGaccaaatgatttttaagttcatcaagtaaacatggaaaaaacaaaatctgaaaaagaagaaaactgaagggatacttattccattaaaaaaaaaaaaaaaaaaaagtataaagccggggcacctgggtggctcagtctgcctttggctcaggtcatgatctcagggtttgtgggttagagccctacaatgggctcactgctgtcagcacagagcccactttgcatcctctgtccttctctcactctgcccctccaccgttcatgctctctctcaaaaataaataaaataagaaagaaaatagtgtaaagccacagaaacaaaacacagtaatAGTTATTCAGAAATAGGTCAACTGAATAGAACAGAGCCGAGAAATAGATTcaaatatataggggcacctgggtggcgcagtcggttaagcgtccgacttcagccaggtcacgatctcgcggtccgtgagttcgagccccgcgtcaggctctgggctgatggctcagagcctggagcctgtttccgattctgtgtctccctctctctctgcccctcccccattcatgctctgtctctctctgtcccaaaaataaataaacgttgaaaaaaaattaaaaaaaaaaacaaatatataagggaataatgtaagaaaatgaGTCACTTTAAATCAGCAGTAAATTGGGTATGTGTTCTTGAAGTCTGACAACTGACTAGCAATGGggctaagtaaaaataaaactggcttATCTTTCtccttactcaaaaataaatcccagatgGATCAAAGATTatcatgtaaaaaaattaaactctaagGCTACTATGAGGAAATATGGGCATTTCTGCAATCCTGGAAGGAAAATCATTCCTAACTATGATACCAAAGCTTAAAACTACAAAGTGACACAGTAATAAATTTTGgacaaaaattttatatacagaataaaaacaaataagtgacatttagtttaaattaaaa from Leopardus geoffroyi isolate Oge1 chromosome D2, O.geoffroyi_Oge1_pat1.0, whole genome shotgun sequence carries:
- the HTR7 gene encoding 5-hydroxytryptamine receptor 7 isoform X1, with the protein product MMDVNSSGRPDLYGHLRSLLLPEVGRRLPDLSPDGAGPVAGSWAPHLLRGVPEVTASPVPTWDAPPDNASGCWEQINYGRAEKVVIGSILTLITLLTIAGNCLVVISVCFVKKLRQPSNYLIVSLALADLSVAVAVMPFVSVTDLIGGKWIFGHFFCNVFIAMDVMCCTASIMTLCVISIDRYLGITRPLTYPVRQNGKCMAKMILSVWLLSASITLPPLFGWAKNVNDDKVCLISQDFGYTIYSTAVAFYIPMSVMLFMYYQIYKAARKSAAKHKFPGFPRPEEPDSIISLNGMVKLQKEVEECANLSRLLKHERKNISIFKREQKAATTLGIIVGAFTVCWLPFFLLSTARPFICGTACSCIPLWVERTFLWLGYANSLINPFIYAFFNRDLRTTYRSLLQCQYRNINRKLSAAGMHEALKLAERPERPEFVLQNSDYCRKKSHDS
- the HTR7 gene encoding 5-hydroxytryptamine receptor 7 isoform X3 translates to MMDVNSSGRPDLYGHLRSLLLPEVGRRLPDLSPDGAGPVAGSWAPHLLRGVPEVTASPVPTWDAPPDNASGCWEQINYGRAEKVVIGSILTLITLLTIAGNCLVVISVCFVKKLRQPSNYLIVSLALADLSVAVAVMPFVSVTDLIGGKWIFGHFFCNVFIAMDVMCCTASIMTLCVISIDRYLGITRPLTYPVRQNGKCMAKMILSVWLLSASITLPPLFGWAKNVNDDKVCLISQDFGYTIYSTAVAFYIPMSVMLFMYYQIYKAARKSAAKHKFPGFPRPEEPDSIISLNGMVKLQKEVEECANLSRLLKHERKNISIFKREQKAATTLGIIVGAFTVCWLPFFLLSTARPFICGTACSCIPLWVERTFLWLGYANSLINPFIYAFFNRDLRTTYRSLLQCQYRNINRKLSAAGMHEALKLAERPERPEFVL
- the HTR7 gene encoding 5-hydroxytryptamine receptor 7 isoform X2, coding for MMDVNSSGRPDLYGHLRSLLLPEVGRRLPDLSPDGAGPVAGSWAPHLLRGVPEVTASPVPTWDAPPDNASGCWEQINYGRAEKVVIGSILTLITLLTIAGNCLVVISVCFVKKLRQPSNYLIVSLALADLSVAVAVMPFVSVTDLIGGKWIFGHFFCNVFIAMDVMCCTASIMTLCVISIDRYLGITRPLTYPVRQNGKCMAKMILSVWLLSASITLPPLFGWAKNVNDDKVCLISQDFGYTIYSTAVAFYIPMSVMLFMYYQIYKAARKSAAKHKFPGFPRPEEPDSIISLNGMVKLQKEVEECANLSRLLKHERKNISIFKREQKAATTLGIIVGAFTVCWLPFFLLSTARPFICGTACSCIPLWVERTFLWLGYANSLINPFIYAFFNRDLRTTYRSLLQCQYRNINRKLSAAGMHEALKLAERPERPEFVLLTVGEMV